Genomic window (Nicotiana sylvestris chromosome 7, ASM39365v2, whole genome shotgun sequence):
tacagtttttgttactatgtaaaatagatctggctagaCCGAGTCTGCCTGCTCGGGGTCTTACGACCTTGAGTTTTTCAGTGAATGGAAATtgacgacagtctccgagtcatcgagtttgcttaggcttaAAGGTCATTACTCgtgagctcggaattgcctcgttggggccttatgagcacggagttctgaccctgaggtcgtgtgggtgccaaattgttgacgctaagtctctgaGTATTTCGGTACGTACTCGGCGGAGGAATCCTTGCTGTGAGCATGTTGAATTTTCTTTTAGAGTACGATATGCTTTTTGgaaaaagatattctttgatttctttGGCGTAAATACATGTCGTTGTGTTACCGTAAGCCCGACgtatgcggacacggttcgttcaaccatttggcccggtacattattttcctacaGGAACCCCATTTGGTATTTCATGAATTTTCCGAGCGGGTTGTTTTCTGGGGAATGCCCCTCGTCGTTCAAAGTTGACTGCTAAAAAAGTTTTGAGCATTTGCTGAGTTTCCTTTAGGCAGCTCGcagacgttgcctcgttaaaaaccttaaggtcttcgatcTGGGTTATCATTCTGAATGCTCCGGTCGAATTCCTACATAAGGGTTAGTCCTAAGTTCTAAACAAAAAGGGAAATGGTCATACCTTGAAGGGAGATATGTTGGCGACGCCTCGAGATTGATCCGCTACGATCGTGAGGGTTGGTTTGTCTCAATTTCCCGAGGTGAAGACGAGATATGGTCTTTACTTCGTTTTTCCAAGTTCGATCGAGGGTGAGGCCCGATTCTCCCTTTGGTTTACTCAGGGGCAGAGGTACGAATGTTGGTACAACATCGTGTATTGCAAATATTTCCCTCGCCGCATGTTGTTCCCTATAGACGGTATTAGTTCTATCCTTTGTTGtaaattttatcatctggtgaagggtggatggcacttctctcatgcagtgtatccacggccacccgaataaggcgttatacctcatgtccccttcaatgacatggaatttggcatcttaggttgtgccggccacggtgaccggaaggatgatttctccgtttgttgtttcgcttgccatgtcgaattcattgaggactcgagtggtggGCACGATTTGATTGAGCAAtctgagctgctctatcaccctcgacctgctAATATTAGCCGAGCTACATAGATCCACGattacacattttatttgaaaagaatttacaaggaaggaGATTACCAGCGCGTCATTTTTAGGTTGCGACAAGGTCTAGGTGTCCTCTTAACtaaatgtgagagcatcctcgggtatatATCCTCTAGTCCACTTTTCTCTGTTGATGGATATTTTCGTTCTTCTCATTATGGGTTCCTATGGGGCATCAAcgcccccatgatcatgtggatgacatgttgcggctcgcTTGCCCCATTCTTCTTGGTGGCCTCCCTTTTGGGAACTAATTTTTAGCTCGATCGCTAAGAAATTCTCGGAGATGTCCTTTGTTAAGCAATCGGGCCACCTCTTCTCGTAGCTGATGACATCCTCGATCTTGTGGCCGTGCGTATTGTGAAATTCGCATACCAAGTTGTAATTCTTTTGCGAAGGAACCAATTGTATaggtttgggccacttggcgtctttgattttactgatggcgaacatgaTATCCGACACATTGACGTTGAAGTTCTATTTTGATAAGTGCGACACACCTGTTGTCACTATGTTCTGATTGAATATGGCTCTATTGATGAGCCCTCGAGGATCCTATCCTCGATCCACTCtccgatcattgcgaggtaggttgcacctcgaggcgttcctcctatcttcgATATATGGCTAATACCTTTCTTTGTTTACTTTTGGTTCCTTTGCTAGGAGCCTGctcgggtatactgagcccgaaggggctcccagctAGTCATCCTCGgacctgatctttgactggtaccggttgtggatgTCTGACCAGGTCACAACTGGGTACTAGATCATGTTCTATTTTagctgttttgaagccaccgagttTCGTTGGTTCAAACCTTGAGTAAAGGCCTACActacccagtcgtcggagactggcggtagctccatccATTCCATCTGAAAGCGAGACACGtattctcgcagcatctcgttctccctcttCTTGATTTAGAAAACCTCGGACTTCCTCGTCGCTACTTAGATGGCACCGACATATGCCTTTACAAAGGAATACGCTAGCATGGCAAATGCATCTTTGGAGTTAGGAGCCAAGTTGTTATACCATATCATGGCCCACTTCTGCGAGTGTTTCCCCAATTTTTTCAACaatctcgtcattctttatatcgtttCCTTTTACCGCACAGGTGTAGGCTGTAATGTTATCATTAGGGCCAGTGGtcccattgtacttagggagatatagcattctgaacttcttcggaatgggttttggggccgcCTCCTCGGGGAACGGCTTTTgtacaaacttcttcgaatccacgccATTAAGGACCGGGGGCGCACCGGGTATCttgtcgaccctagagttgtaggtctcgaccttcctatcattggctgctatcattttttTCCCGATTcaatccttttggtgagatcctcaagcaTTTTTACTATGGCCGGGTCGGctatcgacccgttattgctcgatctctcgaGTACCTGTTCGGCTAGGGGAGCTATTTCCTTTGCTGCTATGTTGGGAGTCTTTGGATGGCTTTGTAACTGGGCGATATCCAACTGTtgtgcttgcaacatttcaaaaataacataaagACTAACTTCCTATACTTTCCGAGCCGAGGTATTCtaggcttcctgttggtcgccatgttgtatgcttctgtcggtgtgtgaggtttcattGACATGCTGCACGTCTTGTGAACCCGCGTCTACTGGAATCGGTCTAGGTGAGTTATCGGGGTTCTGCGGTGGCGCCCCAACGACTGGAACAGCCACACCGTTTTCTCCATGATTTTCAAGGTagtcgttctcaactctgtttatcgagccagacattttgtcctgaaatcaaaagataCTGGACTAAAAAAGCATGAAAAATAACTTGCGTTTGTTCAATGAAACCAACAAAAAagtaatcactattatttttaaccccatggtggacgccaaactatttaccgtaaaaatggtaacaataattaaatttgtaaatgggactctaaaaatacgtgatctatttttatgctagatTGTTAGAGCATTTGATGTTAGGCGTATGAAGTTTAGTGATGAAATGCAAGTTAAAACAGGGCAGTAaccaaaccgaggggcttgctactCGGGTTTTGGGCTTGGTCGATGAAAGGCCTCGAAGTCGATATCCGgttcgggctcgagctatcgagggTAACCAAGAAGAGGATAACAATTAGGGTATAATCTAAGAAGGATCTTTATGGTGAATATCAAGTaacaaatgaagaacaagtatataagcaataaatggaaagagtagcctcgagctagtaagttagagagaaaagagagagagagagagagagagagattattgatcttgtgtagaatggttGAAGAGAGATACAGTAGCCtcttacaaagtggtgaggacTCCTTTTATATAGGAGTGCAATCATGTGATAGTACAAAGTATATTAATTGTAAAATCATGGAGATTGGACGGCTAGACGCGACATATCGATACAGGCTCTAGGTAGGCCGGGTcagtcagacttagccgtgtgacTTGGGAATTTCCCATTTTGCTCTAGCCTcgaacttccttttctttttgtcgggcctcgacgagccccgagggagggatCTCGGCCGCGACTCTACATCCTCGGGGCCTTGAGacattcttctgaagtgacttgatagcaagaaattaggtcctctaatttcgccgcatacaggtacctttatcatgtctgcatgtacctggcattggtggcatttctggacaaaatggatgcaatctgtttccatggtcatctaAAAGTATCTAGCATTGAGTATCTTCTTAACTagaacaaaaccgttcatatatgGTCTGcaagttccggcatgtatctCCTCATGCAATCCAGAatcttcctttgcgtcaacacaacTTAACAACCCTatatcaggagttcttctgtataGGGTCCCTCcactttggaagaagtgattggacaacctccgcagtgtgcgtttctgagtatggcTTGCCtattctggatattctcctttcgctaaatattctttgatgtcgtggaaccaaggttttctgtccgtttcttcttcaacatgagcacagtaagctggttgattatggatcctcaccgagATGGGATTACTGGAATTCTCATCTGGATGTTGTCTCattgatgacaaggtggccagtgcgtctgcgaactcattttgaattctgggcacatgtttattctatctttgtgaatctcttcatCAATTCCTATATATGATACATGTAGCATCTTGGGGTTATTtttagcccattctccttgaacttgatgtaccAGAAGTTATGAAGTGccaattaccagcaactcttGCATATTTATATCGATGGCCAAATTAAGCcccataatgcaagcttcatattctgtcatattgttggtgcacggaaaCCTAATCTTTGCAGATATAGGgtaatgttgacctatttctgataccaaaaccacTCCAATTTCCGCTCCTTTGAAGTTTGTAGCCCCattgaagaacattctccaatcgTCGTAGGCTttagcaatgtcctctcctacgaatgacacttcttcatcaggaaaatacatttttaatggttcgtattctcctcccacgggattttcagcaagatgatctgccaacgcttgtcctttgactgccttctgagttacatagatgatggcGAACTTACTTAATAATACCTGCCACTTAGCTAACTTCCTGGTTGGATATGAGGTACGTGGTATATGCACAAAAGTAATacctcaatttctgagttgtccatgTCAAAGCAGAACAAGTGTGTTCCAGTAGAGAGTATCGTGcctcataaggtgtgaacttcttactcaagtagtatatagCTTGCTCCCTTCTTTtggtctcgtcatgttgtcccaaaacacatcctaaagctccatctaatacggACAAATAGAGTAGCAAAAGTCTCCCAAGTTCTGGTAGGACCAGGACTGGCGGTAtagacaagtattccttgattttttcAAAAGCCTTATGACATTCTCCGATCCAACTAGtttcagcatccttcttcaacattttaaagatgggctcacatattactgtggactgtgctatgaagaggctgatgtaattgaggcgtcttaggaagctcatcacatccttttaaCTCattggtggtggtaactcttagatagccttaactttggacgggtccaactcgattccttgaccgctgacaatgaatcccaacagctttcctgTAGGAACCCCGattgcacattttgcggggttcaattttatattgtacctccttagcctatcaaagaactttctcaagtctgctatttGATCtgcggccttcttggatttgatgatgatgtcgtcaacatacacctctacttccttgtgtatcatatcatgcatgatggttgtcatggctctcatgtaagtagccccaacattctttagaccgaatggcatcatcttgtagtagtATACTCCCCACAGTGTAGTGAGAGCTATTTTCTCTGCGTCATCTTCATCCATATAGTTCTGGTGATAACCCGTAAatcaatctacaaaggattggagttcattcttggcgcaattgtctatcaagatatatatatttggcagtgggaaatcgtctttgggacttgctttttttaaatcccgatagtcaacacacaccctgaccttcccatctttcttcggaacgggtacaatgttggctaaccaagttgggtactcaacaaccctgaggactttggctttgatttgcttagtgACATCAtctttgatttttaggctcatatctggtttgaattttctgagtttctgcttcaccggcTGACACATTGggttggtaggcaacttgtgagccactatggatgtactcaga
Coding sequences:
- the LOC138873553 gene encoding uncharacterized protein, coding for MLKKDAETSWIGECHKAFEKIKEYLSIPPVLVLPELGRLLLLYLSVLDGALGCVLGQHDETKRREQAIYYLSKKFTPYEARYSLLEHTCSALTWTTQKLRKLAKWQVLLSKFAIIYVTQKAVKGQALADHLAENPVGGEYEPLKMYFPDEEVSFVGEDIAKAYDDWRMFFNGATNFKGAEIGVVLVSEIGQHYPISAKIRFPCTNNMTEYEACIMGLNLAIDINMQELLDKMSGSINRVENDYLENHGENGVAVPVVGAPPQNPDNSPRPIPVDAGSQDVQHVNETSHTDRSIQHGDQQEA